A genome region from Microbacterium sp. CGR2 includes the following:
- a CDS encoding LuxR C-terminal-related transcriptional regulator: protein MIGNENALNDSFAYVRAGVDVAIYGRPGSGRTVFLQRLGSELKSIDYRIVRVTGIAGLTHVHLAGLAGAFPDPVLTSRSVAVAAFMQRLVDEAADGSFAVIIDDADRLDDVSWGVIRAAQHRRPFPVVTSHTRAKEILQGARNPHLARAYQIGLQPLQLDEMERLLVARCGGPVDPTTVSRIFGKSGGLPGLAIGIVDVGVQEGRIFQEDGYWAACDDLWSSTLGRLVERHIGPLRRREREALETLSLSPTIDMAGVVSLLGRRAVERLEEKALLTFEMLDGQQRAAITPPLIAEYFRHLALPARSARMMQGEKTLLVAGRSMTPADASEFRASQPNAVFVRAVQDSARIRYAEASAAWRDDASAKNALAYLDSRVDSDVALPEIRAVIAKATPDSDLDAARLTLWHAAWLAAHGQLASATELLRKEADQHTSLRPLLQAARVRLAWLYEGYTGDVYADIDEPGDLARDVAGCVHVIRAAVLLGQGRIVAAEDEVSAVDPSSLEAEWAEHEVIRGFIRLAKGEHAEATMLAYGAFERARATSDAAAIRSTAYLAAFCQVVQGNYSEVTNLVETVLAVGSPKATAPSSLLGVLCIGSIAAGRSGNVGLAAARLEQVNRLLISDGPLPGMSASWARTQILLGEGRAGAARQEIRDGAERLWVRGARWSATMAHLIELELWPDVERLAALADRFDAVEGELVDALREYVEGLVHDDPIRLEGAGPRMISTGRAGFAINAYDHAAELYESAGKRSDAERLRNRAEALVDSLEPGSFDAGRFHSAELLLSAREIQLARLAAKGWSNQQIADELVLSVRTVESHLHRIMKKTVTSNRRALSRFLSDTAR, encoded by the coding sequence ATGATCGGGAACGAGAACGCGCTCAATGATTCGTTCGCGTACGTCCGCGCCGGAGTGGATGTCGCAATCTATGGGCGACCCGGCAGCGGACGCACCGTCTTCTTGCAGCGGCTGGGTTCCGAGCTGAAGAGCATCGACTATCGCATCGTCCGAGTGACGGGCATCGCGGGTCTGACACACGTCCACCTCGCCGGACTCGCGGGTGCTTTTCCTGATCCCGTCCTGACGTCGCGCAGCGTCGCCGTCGCCGCCTTCATGCAGAGGCTGGTCGACGAAGCCGCAGATGGAAGTTTCGCCGTGATAATCGACGACGCGGATCGTCTGGACGACGTCTCGTGGGGAGTCATCCGCGCCGCGCAACACCGCCGTCCGTTTCCGGTCGTGACGAGCCATACGCGAGCCAAAGAGATCCTTCAGGGCGCGCGTAACCCGCACCTCGCGCGTGCCTATCAGATCGGGCTACAGCCACTGCAGCTCGACGAGATGGAGAGGCTGCTCGTCGCACGCTGTGGTGGCCCGGTCGATCCGACGACGGTGAGTCGGATCTTCGGAAAGTCCGGCGGCCTCCCCGGACTCGCCATCGGGATCGTCGACGTCGGCGTGCAGGAAGGTCGAATCTTCCAAGAGGACGGGTACTGGGCCGCCTGCGATGATCTGTGGAGTTCGACGCTCGGTCGACTGGTCGAGCGGCATATCGGTCCCTTGCGGCGGCGTGAGCGCGAGGCTCTGGAGACGCTGAGTCTGTCGCCCACAATCGATATGGCCGGAGTGGTGTCCCTGCTCGGACGCCGAGCGGTCGAGCGACTCGAAGAGAAAGCTCTGCTGACGTTCGAGATGCTCGACGGCCAACAACGCGCCGCGATCACTCCACCGTTGATCGCGGAATATTTTCGGCACCTGGCGCTGCCGGCGAGATCCGCGCGGATGATGCAGGGAGAGAAGACGCTCCTGGTCGCCGGCAGGTCGATGACTCCTGCCGATGCCTCCGAATTTCGGGCATCTCAACCCAACGCCGTGTTCGTGCGCGCCGTGCAGGACAGCGCTCGAATCCGCTATGCCGAAGCCAGCGCGGCGTGGCGGGACGACGCGAGCGCGAAAAACGCTCTCGCGTATCTCGATTCGCGGGTGGATTCGGACGTCGCGCTTCCGGAGATCCGTGCTGTCATCGCGAAGGCGACTCCGGATTCGGATCTCGACGCGGCGCGACTCACGCTTTGGCACGCTGCATGGCTCGCGGCCCACGGCCAGCTCGCTTCGGCGACCGAGCTGCTTCGGAAGGAGGCGGACCAGCACACGTCCCTGAGGCCGTTGTTGCAGGCAGCCCGGGTGCGGCTCGCCTGGCTGTACGAGGGGTACACCGGCGATGTCTACGCCGACATCGACGAGCCTGGCGACCTGGCGCGGGATGTGGCCGGGTGTGTGCACGTCATCCGTGCGGCGGTTCTGCTCGGCCAGGGTCGCATCGTGGCCGCAGAAGACGAAGTCTCGGCCGTCGATCCGTCCAGCCTGGAGGCAGAGTGGGCAGAGCACGAGGTGATCCGCGGGTTCATCCGCCTCGCCAAGGGCGAGCATGCAGAGGCGACCATGCTGGCCTATGGAGCGTTCGAGCGTGCCCGTGCCACCTCGGATGCTGCGGCGATCCGGTCCACCGCGTATCTCGCCGCCTTCTGCCAAGTCGTCCAGGGCAACTACAGCGAGGTCACGAATCTCGTCGAGACGGTTCTCGCGGTGGGATCGCCCAAAGCGACGGCGCCGTCCTCCCTGCTCGGAGTGCTGTGCATCGGAAGTATCGCTGCGGGCCGATCCGGCAACGTCGGGCTCGCCGCCGCACGCCTCGAGCAGGTCAACCGGCTGTTGATCTCGGACGGACCCCTTCCGGGGATGTCGGCGAGCTGGGCCCGCACCCAGATACTCCTCGGAGAAGGACGCGCGGGCGCTGCTCGTCAGGAGATCAGAGACGGTGCCGAGCGCTTGTGGGTGCGCGGTGCCCGCTGGTCGGCCACCATGGCGCACCTGATCGAACTCGAACTGTGGCCCGACGTCGAGCGTCTTGCCGCGCTGGCGGACAGATTCGATGCCGTCGAAGGCGAGCTGGTCGACGCGCTCCGCGAATATGTGGAAGGGCTGGTGCACGACGATCCGATACGACTGGAGGGAGCCGGTCCGCGGATGATCTCGACGGGGCGCGCGGGTTTCGCGATCAATGCGTACGATCACGCCGCGGAACTCTATGAGAGTGCAGGGAAACGCAGTGACGCGGAACGGCTGCGGAACCGTGCTGAAGCCCTGGTCGACTCTCTCGAACCCGGGTCTTTCGACGCCGGTCGATTTCACAGCGCGGAGCTCTTGCTGAGCGCGAGGGAGATCCAGCTTGCACGCTTGGCAGCGAAGGGGTGGTCCAACCAGCAGATCGCCGACGAGCTCGTGCTCAGCGTGCGCACCGTCGAGAGCCATCTGCATCGCATCATGAAGAAGACGGTGACGTCGAACAGACGGGCGCTGTCGAGATTCCTCTCCGACACGGCTCGCTAG
- a CDS encoding carbohydrate ABC transporter permease, giving the protein MSTTTELRTEPTTEAIVSGRRPAPRRRTTRTSDTPFIGRLFANIFLWGYALIAIGPLLLMVNSSLRTQQQIATEPLGLPVPPTFTSFQSAWITASFDTYFINSIVVTVGSVIVTTVVSVLAAYAFARARAKFFRGIEAVFLSGLMLPVHLAILPLFYLLDSLGMTSNIFSLILVYGALGIPFTTFVLTVFFRALPIELEEAARIDGAGPLRTFLQILLPLVRPALATVIVFRFVPVWNDFFYPLILLRDRDSYTLPVGLTRFFGEYSTDWPQLFAGLTIATIPLVVLFLLATKQIINGLTSGMSK; this is encoded by the coding sequence ATGAGCACCACCACCGAACTCCGTACCGAACCGACCACCGAGGCGATCGTCTCGGGTCGCCGTCCTGCGCCACGTCGCAGGACGACTCGCACCTCGGACACCCCGTTCATCGGACGCCTGTTCGCGAACATCTTCCTCTGGGGCTACGCGCTGATCGCCATCGGCCCGCTCCTGCTGATGGTCAACAGCTCCCTGCGCACCCAGCAGCAGATCGCGACGGAGCCGCTGGGGCTTCCGGTACCCCCGACGTTCACGAGCTTCCAGAGCGCGTGGATCACAGCATCCTTCGACACGTACTTCATCAACTCGATCGTCGTCACCGTCGGTTCCGTCATCGTCACCACGGTCGTGTCCGTCTTGGCGGCCTACGCGTTCGCACGAGCGCGGGCGAAGTTCTTCCGCGGCATCGAGGCGGTCTTCCTCTCCGGGCTCATGCTTCCGGTGCACCTGGCGATCCTGCCGCTGTTCTACCTGCTCGACTCGCTCGGCATGACGAGCAACATCTTCAGCCTCATCCTCGTGTACGGCGCCCTGGGCATCCCGTTCACGACGTTCGTGCTGACGGTGTTCTTCCGCGCGCTGCCGATCGAGCTCGAAGAGGCGGCGCGCATCGACGGCGCAGGTCCCCTCCGGACGTTCCTGCAGATCCTGCTCCCGCTGGTGCGACCGGCACTCGCGACCGTGATCGTGTTCCGCTTCGTGCCGGTGTGGAACGACTTCTTCTACCCGCTGATCTTGCTGCGCGACCGCGACTCGTACACGCTGCCCGTCGGTCTCACCCGCTTCTTCGGCGAGTACTCCACCGACTGGCCGCAGTTGTTCGCGGGGCTCACGATCGCGACGATCCCGCTGGTGGTACTGTTCCTGCTGGCGACGAAGCAGATCATCAACGGACTCACCTCGGGAATGAGCAAGTGA
- a CDS encoding DUF6194 family protein: MNMQQIIETVREFDGALVVAPEAGSAFPEIAWGDAYFYYAPDGRMPERTQPYATIVTKNYPDDTSSLLDDPGRSRVNIHVGNDRADVLVPGTADPVQTDVLFRHPLYGTAGWVCVINPGEETAETVLALLREAHDRAQARTARRTR, encoded by the coding sequence ATGAACATGCAGCAGATCATCGAGACCGTCCGAGAATTCGACGGCGCGCTTGTCGTCGCGCCCGAAGCGGGCAGCGCCTTCCCGGAGATCGCGTGGGGAGACGCGTACTTCTACTACGCCCCCGACGGCCGGATGCCGGAGCGCACCCAGCCGTACGCCACCATCGTCACCAAGAACTACCCCGACGACACCTCGTCTCTCCTCGACGACCCTGGGCGCTCTCGCGTGAACATCCACGTCGGGAACGACCGTGCCGACGTCCTCGTCCCGGGGACGGCGGACCCTGTGCAGACGGATGTGTTGTTCCGGCATCCGCTCTACGGCACCGCTGGCTGGGTCTGCGTGATCAATCCGGGCGAGGAAACGGCGGAGACTGTGCTGGCACTCCTGCGAGAAGCGCATGACCGTGCTCAGGCGCGTACCGCGCGGCGAACCCGGTGA
- a CDS encoding serine hydrolase, whose amino-acid sequence MNGAPGSAWASLVSDPGTDAEEVVVLGAPANDDPAPLTADHLFDLASLTKIFTTVAALRLVDDGMLDLDAPVVGALRVGTGAGRERITLRHLLTHSSGLVAEGGAWRGGLTGEELRAAVLRSELRAEPGGAHLYSDVGLIAVGELLERVSGRSLTDLVADAAARMGAATLTWAPSPESAVATEMQRHRGPVRGEVHDELAHALGRPAGHAGLFGTVHDVAALARMVRDEGVGESGRVISVESAHLLITPVMTADDGYGQALGLRVRDKSWMGGADAAGHTGFTGTAFAVGRASGAYAVLLTNRVHPTREDADANPARREFFRVLG is encoded by the coding sequence GTGAACGGCGCCCCCGGTTCGGCCTGGGCTTCGCTCGTCAGCGATCCCGGGACAGACGCCGAAGAGGTGGTCGTACTCGGCGCTCCGGCGAACGACGACCCGGCACCCCTGACCGCCGATCACCTGTTCGACCTCGCGTCGCTGACGAAGATCTTCACGACGGTGGCGGCCCTGCGGCTCGTCGACGACGGGATGCTCGACCTCGACGCGCCGGTCGTCGGCGCGCTCCGCGTCGGGACCGGAGCCGGGCGCGAGCGCATCACTCTGCGACACCTTCTCACACACAGTTCCGGGCTTGTGGCCGAAGGCGGCGCCTGGCGGGGCGGACTCACCGGCGAGGAGCTTCGGGCCGCCGTGCTGCGCAGCGAACTGCGGGCCGAGCCGGGCGGCGCGCACCTGTATTCCGACGTCGGACTCATCGCCGTCGGCGAGCTGCTCGAGCGGGTGTCGGGCCGCTCACTCACCGACCTCGTCGCGGATGCGGCGGCTCGGATGGGGGCCGCCACACTGACCTGGGCGCCTTCGCCGGAGTCGGCAGTCGCCACCGAGATGCAGCGACATCGGGGACCCGTGCGGGGCGAGGTGCACGACGAGCTCGCGCATGCGCTCGGCCGTCCCGCGGGCCACGCCGGACTGTTCGGAACCGTGCACGACGTGGCCGCTCTGGCGCGAATGGTTCGCGACGAGGGCGTCGGCGAATCGGGGCGGGTCATCTCGGTCGAGAGCGCCCACCTGCTCATCACTCCGGTCATGACCGCCGACGACGGATACGGCCAGGCGCTCGGCCTGCGGGTGCGCGATAAGTCGTGGATGGGTGGGGCGGATGCCGCCGGCCACACCGGCTTCACCGGGACGGCCTTCGCGGTCGGGCGGGCGTCGGGCGCCTATGCCGTCCTGCTCACGAACCGTGTGCATCCGACGCGTGAAGATGCGGATGCCAACCCCGCCCGTCGGGAGTTCTTCCGGGTTCTCGGCTGA
- a CDS encoding response regulator transcription factor yields the protein MRILVVDDEVRLADGVRRGLEAEGFAVDVAHTGVDGLWRARENRYDAIVLDLMMPGMSGWKVCEALRAEENWTPVLMLTAKDGEWDQVEALETGADDYVTKPFSFAILVARIRALVRRGAVARPAILEAGDLRLDPAAHRVWRGDTPVSLTAREFAVLEHLMRHRGQVLSKRAVIDGVWDDDFDGDPNIVEVYVGHLRRKLDKPFGREAIETIRGAGYRLAADGG from the coding sequence ATGCGGATCCTGGTGGTGGACGACGAGGTGCGCCTGGCCGACGGCGTGCGCCGCGGACTCGAGGCGGAGGGCTTCGCCGTCGACGTCGCGCACACCGGCGTCGACGGGTTGTGGCGGGCGCGCGAGAACCGTTATGACGCGATCGTGCTCGACCTGATGATGCCCGGAATGAGCGGCTGGAAGGTGTGCGAAGCGCTGCGCGCCGAGGAGAACTGGACGCCGGTGCTCATGCTCACCGCCAAGGACGGCGAATGGGATCAGGTCGAGGCCCTGGAGACCGGCGCCGACGACTACGTCACCAAGCCGTTCTCCTTCGCGATCCTCGTCGCGCGCATCCGAGCCCTCGTGCGACGAGGAGCCGTCGCGCGGCCCGCGATCCTCGAGGCGGGCGACCTGCGACTCGACCCCGCCGCGCATCGAGTCTGGCGAGGCGATACGCCTGTGTCGCTGACGGCGCGTGAGTTCGCCGTACTCGAGCACCTCATGCGCCATCGCGGACAGGTCCTCTCCAAGCGCGCAGTGATCGACGGCGTCTGGGACGACGATTTCGACGGAGATCCGAACATCGTCGAGGTCTACGTCGGACACCTCCGTCGGAAGCTCGACAAACCGTTCGGCCGCGAGGCGATCGAGACGATCCGCGGCGCGGGATACCGGTTGGCGGCCGACGGTGGCTAG
- a CDS encoding cell wall metabolism sensor histidine kinase WalK: MASRSWRSVRARTTLAATLVVAVALLVGAISFYAVLSDSVHRSTEQAAEQRLDELSDRAGGPAGGAGLASSDDDFVQIIGADGSVTAASEDAREALGSVPLPVSDEPHTMTIDGEPMLIVSDDLNDDRTLVLAVAAEDDAETLATVATLLAVAVPLLLLLVAGTTWLVTGRALRPVTRIRREVEGITAERLHQRVAVPDSADEVAALATTMNRMLDRLDAAATAQRRFVSDASHELRSPLATIRQHAELAQAHPHATSIGELAEVVSEEGLRLQGIVESLLLLARLDERVDLRAEPVDLDDVALSEARRLRAAGLDVDSTGIEAARTEGDSRLLGQLLRNLADNAVRHSRGRIAIGVKRAGEHVHIAVEDDGDGVPLEERERVFERFVRLDEARSRDAGGSGLGLAIARGIVTAQNGTIVVDDSRWGGARFVVTLPLTS; encoded by the coding sequence GTGGCTAGCCGCTCCTGGCGGTCCGTCCGTGCGAGGACGACGCTCGCCGCGACCCTCGTGGTCGCGGTCGCACTTCTCGTCGGCGCGATCTCGTTCTATGCCGTGCTCAGCGACAGTGTGCACCGCAGCACCGAGCAGGCGGCGGAGCAGCGTCTCGATGAGCTCAGTGATCGTGCCGGCGGACCGGCGGGCGGTGCCGGCCTCGCTTCGTCGGACGACGACTTCGTACAGATCATCGGTGCGGACGGCAGCGTCACCGCCGCCAGCGAAGACGCCCGCGAGGCCCTGGGTTCGGTGCCGCTGCCCGTCTCCGACGAACCTCACACGATGACCATCGACGGCGAACCGATGCTCATCGTGTCGGACGACCTCAACGACGATCGGACGCTCGTCCTCGCCGTCGCCGCCGAGGACGATGCGGAGACTCTGGCGACGGTCGCGACGCTGCTGGCCGTCGCCGTTCCGCTGCTTCTCCTCCTCGTCGCGGGGACGACCTGGCTCGTCACGGGGCGCGCTCTTCGGCCGGTCACCCGTATCCGCCGGGAGGTCGAAGGCATCACTGCCGAACGTCTTCATCAGCGTGTCGCCGTGCCCGATTCCGCCGACGAGGTCGCCGCTCTCGCGACGACGATGAACAGGATGCTGGATCGCCTGGACGCGGCCGCCACCGCGCAACGGCGCTTCGTCTCGGATGCGTCGCACGAGCTGCGCTCTCCACTCGCGACGATCCGCCAACACGCGGAGCTTGCGCAGGCGCATCCGCACGCGACCAGCATCGGCGAACTCGCGGAAGTGGTCTCGGAGGAGGGCCTGCGGCTCCAGGGAATCGTCGAATCGTTGCTGCTCCTCGCAAGACTCGACGAGCGGGTGGACCTCCGCGCCGAGCCGGTGGATCTCGACGATGTGGCGCTGAGTGAGGCCCGCCGGCTGCGCGCTGCGGGACTCGACGTGGACAGCACGGGTATCGAGGCGGCTCGCACCGAAGGTGACAGCCGGCTTCTGGGGCAACTCCTCCGAAATCTGGCCGACAACGCCGTGCGGCACTCCCGTGGACGCATCGCGATCGGCGTGAAGCGCGCGGGCGAGCACGTGCACATCGCCGTCGAGGATGACGGCGACGGGGTCCCGCTGGAAGAACGCGAGCGGGTATTCGAGCGATTCGTCCGGCTCGACGAGGCCCGCAGCCGCGATGCCGGAGGCAGCGGGCTCGGACTCGCCATCGCACGCGGCATCGTCACCGCGCAGAACGGGACGATCGTCGTCGACGATTCCCGGTGGGGCGGCGCGCGGTTCGTCGTCACGCTGCCACTCACCTCCTGA
- a CDS encoding putative immunity protein produces the protein MTVRSSPQALSEAERRIVAAWAADCAERVLPLFEAEAPGDDRARDAIARARAFSRGELSAAGEIRRRFVAGRAASAARTPAGRAAARSAAQAAGVAHMGAHALGAAAYAANAVGLARPEESDAVAIETSRQLAILSPEATMALRRLPPLGEDTAGPLGPGLLAAGTLGAVIRVIQGRLADG, from the coding sequence ATGACTGTTCGCAGCTCACCGCAAGCGCTGAGCGAAGCCGAACGGCGGATCGTCGCTGCATGGGCGGCTGACTGCGCCGAACGGGTGCTGCCTCTCTTCGAGGCCGAGGCGCCGGGCGACGACCGGGCCCGCGATGCCATCGCCCGTGCGCGGGCCTTCTCGCGCGGTGAACTCAGCGCCGCCGGTGAGATCCGCCGACGCTTCGTCGCGGGACGCGCCGCATCCGCCGCCCGGACTCCGGCGGGGAGGGCGGCCGCTCGTTCCGCGGCCCAGGCCGCCGGAGTGGCTCACATGGGAGCCCATGCGCTGGGTGCGGCCGCATACGCCGCGAACGCGGTGGGCCTGGCGCGGCCGGAAGAATCGGATGCCGTCGCAATCGAGACAAGTAGGCAGCTCGCGATCCTCTCTCCGGAAGCGACCATGGCGCTTCGCCGCCTGCCACCTCTGGGCGAGGATACGGCGGGCCCCCTCGGCCCCGGCCTGCTCGCCGCCGGCACCCTCGGGGCCGTCATCCGGGTGATCCAGGGCCGTCTCGCCGATGGCTGA
- a CDS encoding MerR family transcriptional regulator: MPNPQVLAMTTADLGRHVDYSTQQVRDLERLGVIPAAERGANGYRRYEGRHVVALRAYKALATALGPVPARRLMPALVSGTVDDAAERIDEIHAGLASERARVKEALRGLDVAVRESADVFRDDDAMTISELAHALDVRTSALRHWEREGLVHPLRSAASTTRTYGARAVTEARIVAALRAGGYGIPGITRILDQLRGQALTADAERILADRLAALTRQSLALLAAAGDLHELLREGSRGLTNRANGRVPGADTTL, from the coding sequence GTGCCCAACCCTCAAGTGCTCGCGATGACGACGGCAGATCTCGGACGCCACGTCGACTATTCGACCCAGCAGGTGCGCGATCTGGAGCGGCTCGGTGTCATCCCGGCGGCCGAGCGTGGCGCGAACGGTTACCGCCGCTACGAGGGCCGGCATGTCGTGGCGCTCCGCGCCTATAAAGCCCTCGCGACGGCGCTCGGTCCGGTGCCCGCGCGGCGACTGATGCCCGCTCTCGTCAGCGGCACGGTCGATGACGCGGCCGAGCGCATCGACGAGATCCACGCCGGGCTGGCGAGTGAACGGGCCCGCGTCAAAGAGGCACTCCGCGGGCTCGACGTCGCCGTCCGGGAATCCGCCGACGTCTTCCGCGACGATGACGCGATGACGATCAGCGAGCTCGCGCATGCGCTCGACGTCCGCACGTCGGCTCTGCGGCACTGGGAGCGCGAAGGGCTCGTCCATCCGCTGCGTTCGGCCGCATCCACCACCCGGACATACGGCGCCAGAGCCGTCACCGAGGCGCGAATCGTTGCGGCCCTGCGCGCCGGCGGCTACGGCATCCCGGGGATCACCCGCATCCTCGATCAGCTCCGCGGCCAGGCGTTGACGGCGGATGCCGAGCGGATCCTCGCCGACCGTCTCGCTGCGCTGACGCGCCAGAGCCTCGCCCTGCTCGCGGCGGCCGGTGATCTTCACGAGCTCCTCCGCGAAGGCTCGCGGGGGCTTACGAATCGCGCGAATGGCCGAGTTCCGGGCGCCGATACGACACTGTGA
- a CDS encoding class F sortase produces the protein MPATSESARGTGRRASRGAFVFAMIAFLVAAGAATMAFLPSNQTPVITAEDLRGNTVQLESGPTPPPAEVVAATPDDGGRLIVESVGLDVPLGSMNEADGVIVPPGFTSAYWVRNRGVSTADAATGTVYVVMHALRGGAVGPGNYITDVENQQSKLSSGDAIDVDGTRYTVDESHLISKSELPDVQEIWADTPDRLVVITCLQHADGSPSTQNLVVTATLDPTR, from the coding sequence ATGCCAGCAACGTCTGAATCCGCGCGGGGGACCGGCCGTCGCGCATCGCGCGGCGCGTTCGTGTTCGCCATGATCGCTTTCCTCGTCGCAGCGGGGGCCGCGACCATGGCGTTCTTGCCGTCGAATCAGACGCCGGTCATCACCGCTGAAGACCTGCGAGGCAACACCGTTCAACTCGAGTCCGGGCCCACGCCGCCTCCCGCTGAGGTCGTTGCCGCCACCCCCGATGACGGTGGTCGCCTGATCGTGGAGTCCGTCGGCCTGGACGTGCCGCTCGGCTCGATGAATGAGGCCGACGGTGTGATCGTTCCTCCCGGCTTCACCTCCGCCTATTGGGTCCGCAACCGCGGCGTGTCCACAGCAGACGCGGCGACCGGCACGGTCTACGTGGTGATGCACGCTCTCCGCGGAGGCGCTGTCGGGCCCGGCAACTACATCACAGACGTCGAGAACCAGCAGAGCAAGCTCAGTTCCGGCGATGCGATCGACGTCGACGGCACGCGCTACACCGTTGACGAATCGCACCTCATCAGCAAGTCCGAACTGCCGGACGTGCAGGAAATATGGGCGGATACGCCGGACCGGCTCGTCGTCATCACATGTCTCCAGCACGCGGACGGATCGCCGTCGACGCAGAATCTCGTCGTGACGGCGACCCTGGACCCGACTCGTTGA
- a CDS encoding SpaA isopeptide-forming pilin-related protein, with the protein MNNRPHIRPWRKSLAVFTPLLAIVIALLGIQPASAAVVDAVTDIQINPDRPDRPISLYDGIEVQVKWQAPDTAAAGDSFSLDLPEMIRGRDGQFDVVSSRGDAVGTCVVQARQIVCTFSDFIEKYENVTGTLSFYAQATKETSEERWTWTDDSGFEYETPVAGGVGPYVPHVPTESRKGAATTPDGNIEWVLSLLGSDVVTPGGNDVTLVDTYDGRLPTLDPKYFTVRVAPDADALMAGAWDRLVEGPSAGQYDVSFAENTFTLQFHQPDPEAFYQVVYYTDIPPATENGTVFVNTVTADGVDMLSKEIEYQGGSGQGDGDQRNGSVSWGKTDAVGNALAGSEWTLTSSDGGAEIVVVDNGENDADPADGALTVTGLGWDTYVLAETKAPAGYQQTDATFSAVIDGTHLTVALGDIANTLLYNGSLSWGKTDDSGKTLAGSEWTLTPSAGGAAIVVVDNGENDADPAEGALSVSGLAWDTYVLAETQAPEGYVRTDETFDAVIDGSHLDVALGDIVNAAVPSDGGNVTPPTDGENVTPPSDGGTVPPPAEGPSVHTGGTLAETGPAPLWIGGAVFAALLGLGGVAIAVRRRQVEHTE; encoded by the coding sequence ATGAACAATCGTCCGCACATCCGGCCGTGGCGCAAGTCACTCGCCGTCTTCACACCGCTACTCGCCATCGTGATCGCCCTTCTGGGCATCCAGCCCGCCAGCGCCGCTGTCGTCGACGCCGTCACAGACATACAGATCAACCCCGACAGGCCCGACCGGCCGATCAGCCTCTACGACGGCATCGAGGTGCAGGTGAAGTGGCAAGCCCCCGACACCGCAGCGGCGGGGGACAGCTTCAGTCTCGACCTTCCCGAGATGATCAGGGGGCGGGACGGGCAGTTCGACGTCGTCAGCAGCCGGGGCGACGCGGTCGGAACCTGCGTCGTGCAGGCGCGGCAGATCGTTTGCACCTTCTCCGACTTCATCGAGAAGTACGAGAACGTCACCGGCACTCTGAGCTTCTATGCACAAGCGACAAAGGAGACGAGCGAAGAGCGCTGGACGTGGACCGATGATTCTGGGTTCGAATACGAGACACCTGTCGCGGGAGGTGTCGGTCCGTACGTTCCGCACGTGCCCACCGAGAGCCGGAAGGGAGCGGCAACCACGCCGGACGGAAACATCGAATGGGTGCTCTCGCTGCTGGGAAGCGACGTGGTCACGCCCGGTGGTAACGATGTGACGCTCGTCGACACCTACGACGGCCGCCTCCCCACCCTCGACCCCAAGTACTTCACGGTGCGGGTCGCGCCCGATGCGGACGCCCTGATGGCCGGCGCGTGGGATCGGCTCGTCGAAGGGCCCTCTGCGGGGCAGTACGACGTGAGCTTCGCGGAGAACACCTTCACCCTGCAGTTCCACCAGCCGGACCCCGAGGCCTTCTACCAGGTCGTCTACTACACCGACATCCCGCCGGCGACCGAGAACGGAACGGTCTTCGTGAACACCGTGACCGCCGACGGGGTGGACATGCTGTCGAAAGAGATCGAGTACCAGGGCGGAAGCGGGCAGGGCGACGGCGATCAGCGCAACGGCTCCGTGTCCTGGGGGAAGACGGATGCCGTGGGCAATGCTCTCGCAGGTTCAGAGTGGACGCTGACGTCGAGCGACGGAGGCGCTGAGATCGTCGTCGTCGACAACGGTGAGAACGACGCCGACCCCGCCGACGGTGCGCTGACGGTGACGGGTCTCGGGTGGGACACCTACGTCCTCGCCGAGACGAAGGCTCCCGCGGGTTACCAGCAGACGGATGCGACGTTCTCCGCCGTCATCGACGGCACCCATCTGACGGTTGCCCTCGGCGACATCGCCAACACCCTCCTGTACAACGGCTCCCTGTCCTGGGGAAAGACGGATGACAGCGGCAAGACGCTCGCCGGATCCGAGTGGACGCTGACGCCGAGCGCCGGCGGCGCTGCGATCGTCGTCGTCGACAACGGCGAGAACGACGCGGACCCGGCCGAGGGTGCTCTCTCCGTCTCCGGCCTCGCGTGGGATACCTACGTCCTGGCCGAGACTCAGGCGCCCGAGGGCTACGTGCGCACCGATGAGACGTTCGATGCCGTCATCGACGGCAGCCATCTGGACGTCGCGCTCGGAGATATCGTCAACGCGGCAGTGCCGAGCGACGGCGGGAACGTGACGCCGCCCACCGACGGTGAGAACGTGACGCCGCCCAGCGACGGTGGCACCGTGCCTCCGCCTGCGGAAGGACCGTCGGTGCACACCGGCGGAACGCTCGCGGAAACCGGTCCTGCACCACTCTGGATCGGCGGGGCCGTGTTCGCTGCACTGCTCGGACTCGGCGGGGTCGCGATCGCCGTGCGCCGTCGACAGGTGGAACACACCGAGTAG